The Granulicella sibirica genome has a segment encoding these proteins:
- a CDS encoding DegT/DnrJ/EryC1/StrS family aminotransferase, whose amino-acid sequence MLDFSRQFKVIREEVMAALEAVCDSQRFILGPEVDGFERAVTAACRAPYAIGCASGTDALWLALAAAGIGPGDSVITTPFSFFATVSSILRCGAKPVLADIDPQSFNLDPAAVTALLEGSGGNVIRGVMPVHLYGQCADWDEFSAMRKTFGICLIEDAAQAFGASWRGMPAGALGDAAAFSFYPTKNLAAMGDAGLVTTTSPQIDDRVRSLRAHGMRRRYYHDEIGWNSRLDTLQAAVLQVKLKYLPEGNLKRQQLAARYDTLFQAARLPELGIVLPFVDPRGSHVFHQYVIRAPRRDDLRAFLAQQKIGSEIYYPLPLHLQTSLKSLGYRPGDFPESEKAAAEVLALPIYPELRHDEQDTVVEAIAAFYGG is encoded by the coding sequence ATGTTGGACTTCAGCCGCCAGTTCAAGGTCATCCGCGAGGAAGTGATGGCCGCCCTGGAAGCTGTCTGCGACTCGCAACGCTTCATCCTCGGCCCCGAAGTCGACGGGTTCGAGAGAGCCGTCACCGCCGCCTGCCGCGCCCCGTATGCCATCGGATGCGCCAGTGGCACGGACGCTCTCTGGCTCGCCCTTGCTGCGGCCGGCATCGGCCCCGGCGACTCCGTCATCACCACGCCATTCAGCTTCTTCGCCACGGTAAGCTCGATCCTTCGCTGCGGCGCGAAGCCAGTCCTCGCCGACATCGACCCCCAGAGCTTCAACCTAGACCCCGCCGCAGTGACGGCCCTTCTCGAAGGCTCGGGAGGCAATGTCATTCGCGGAGTCATGCCGGTTCACCTCTACGGCCAGTGCGCCGACTGGGATGAGTTCTCCGCCATGCGCAAGACGTTTGGAATCTGTCTGATCGAAGACGCCGCCCAGGCCTTTGGAGCAAGCTGGCGCGGCATGCCGGCCGGAGCCCTCGGCGACGCCGCTGCCTTCTCGTTCTACCCCACGAAAAACCTCGCCGCGATGGGCGACGCCGGCCTAGTCACCACCACCTCCCCGCAGATCGACGATCGCGTCCGAAGTCTCCGCGCCCACGGCATGCGTCGTCGTTACTACCACGACGAGATCGGCTGGAACTCCCGCCTCGACACCCTCCAGGCCGCCGTCCTGCAGGTCAAGCTCAAATATCTCCCCGAAGGGAACCTGAAGCGGCAGCAACTCGCCGCCCGTTACGACACCCTCTTCCAGGCCGCCCGCCTGCCGGAGCTGGGCATCGTCCTCCCGTTCGTCGACCCCCGCGGATCCCACGTCTTCCACCAGTACGTCATCCGGGCCCCGCGACGCGACGATCTCCGGGCCTTCCTTGCCCAGCAAAAGATCGGAAGCGAGATCTACTACCCGCTTCCACTCCACCTGCAAACCAGCCTCAAGAGCCTGGGCTACCGGCCCGGCGACTTTCCCGAATCCGAGAAAGCCGCTGCCGAGGTCCTTGCCCTGCCCATCTACCCCGAGCTTCGCCACGACGAGCAGGATACTGTCGTCGAAGCCATCGCGGCCTTCTACGGGGGCTAG
- the atpH gene encoding ATP synthase F1 subunit delta, translating into MSVVTLRYAHAFGDVALAANLDPSTTQQQLKDFADTYSGSAELREFLMNPSIDVADRLRIVDKITDRIGVYPQVRNFLKVITTHERLNELNEILAEYSSVVDVETKVSEADVTTARPLNDADRADLEARIATLAGGSVRTTYHEDSALLGGAVVRIGSTVYDGSVRAQLQQLKQRLINA; encoded by the coding sequence ATGTCGGTCGTCACCCTTCGCTATGCCCATGCCTTTGGCGATGTCGCCCTGGCAGCCAACCTGGACCCCTCGACTACGCAGCAGCAGCTCAAGGACTTCGCCGACACCTACTCCGGCAGCGCTGAACTTCGCGAGTTCCTGATGAATCCGTCGATCGATGTGGCCGACCGGCTTCGCATCGTGGACAAGATCACGGACCGCATCGGCGTCTACCCGCAGGTTCGGAACTTCCTCAAGGTCATCACGACGCATGAGCGGCTGAACGAGCTGAACGAGATTCTCGCGGAGTACAGCAGCGTGGTCGATGTCGAGACGAAGGTTTCCGAGGCCGACGTCACGACCGCCCGCCCGCTGAACGATGCTGACCGCGCCGACCTCGAAGCACGCATCGCGACCCTCGCCGGTGGCAGCGTCCGCACGACGTATCATGAAGATTCGGCTTTGCTTGGCGGAGCTGTCGTCCGCATCGGCTCTACCGTTTACGATGGTTCTGTCCGGGCGCAATTACAGCAGTTGAAGCAGAGGCTGATCAACGCCTGA
- a CDS encoding type II toxin-antitoxin system HicA family toxin, whose product MKVRDIIKLIEQDGWYHVRTTGSHRHFYHPTKTGTVTIPGQLGKDIPEGTKNSVLKQAKLK is encoded by the coding sequence ATGAAGGTTCGTGACATCATCAAGTTGATCGAGCAGGACGGCTGGTATCACGTACGAACGACGGGTAGTCACCGTCACTTTTACCATCCGACGAAAACCGGTACCGTCACCATTCCCGGGCAGTTGGGAAAGGACATCCCGGAAGGCACGAAGAACAGTGTGTTGAAGCAGGCGAAACTAAAATGA
- the atpD gene encoding F0F1 ATP synthase subunit beta, which produces MAENIGKVISISGPAIDVQFEESHMPPIYQALRITSEGFDVPTPLDVVVEVQQHLGEGRVRCIAMVATEGMVRGMKAADTGAGITVPVGRETLGRVLNVLGQPVDELGPVNAKKHMPIHRQAPAFDEQSTSEEMFETGIKVIDLIQPFLKGGKIGLFGGAGVGKTVVIQELINNVAQQHGGFSVFAGVGERTREGNDLWHEFQESGVIDINDFTKSKAALIYGQMTEPPGARLRVALTGLTVAEHFRDEEGADTLLFIDNIFRFTQAGSEVSTLLGRMPSAVGYQPNLATEMGELQERITSTKKGSITSVQAVYVPADDLTDPAPATTFAHLDATTVLSRPLSELGIYPAVDPLASTSRILSPRVVGQEHYDVAQGVKRILQRYKDLQDIIAILGIDELSEEDKITVARARKVQRFLSQPFHVAEIFTGIPGAYVKVEDTVRAFKEVIEGKHDDIPEQAFYLKGGIEDVLAAAEKMKQTA; this is translated from the coding sequence ATGGCAGAGAACATCGGCAAGGTAATTTCGATCAGTGGCCCGGCCATTGACGTTCAGTTCGAAGAATCGCATATGCCGCCCATCTATCAGGCGCTGCGTATCACAAGCGAAGGCTTCGATGTCCCCACCCCGCTCGACGTGGTCGTCGAAGTTCAACAGCACCTTGGTGAAGGCCGCGTTCGCTGTATCGCCATGGTCGCGACCGAAGGCATGGTTCGCGGGATGAAGGCGGCCGACACCGGCGCGGGCATCACGGTCCCAGTGGGCCGCGAGACGCTTGGCCGCGTGCTCAACGTTCTCGGCCAGCCCGTCGATGAGCTCGGCCCGGTCAATGCGAAGAAGCACATGCCGATTCACCGGCAGGCTCCCGCATTTGACGAGCAGAGCACCTCGGAAGAGATGTTCGAGACCGGCATCAAGGTCATCGATCTCATCCAGCCATTCCTTAAGGGCGGCAAGATCGGCCTGTTCGGCGGCGCCGGCGTCGGCAAGACCGTCGTCATCCAGGAGCTCATCAACAACGTCGCCCAGCAGCACGGCGGGTTCTCAGTCTTCGCCGGAGTCGGCGAGCGCACCCGCGAGGGCAACGATCTCTGGCACGAGTTCCAGGAGTCGGGCGTTATCGATATCAACGACTTCACCAAGAGCAAAGCAGCCCTGATTTATGGGCAGATGACCGAGCCTCCAGGGGCCCGTCTCCGCGTCGCGCTCACCGGTCTCACCGTTGCGGAGCACTTCCGCGACGAAGAAGGCGCGGACACACTGCTCTTCATCGACAACATCTTCCGCTTCACCCAGGCCGGTTCCGAGGTCTCCACCCTCCTCGGCCGTATGCCCTCCGCCGTAGGCTACCAGCCCAATCTCGCCACCGAGATGGGTGAGCTGCAGGAGCGCATCACGTCCACCAAGAAGGGTTCCATCACCTCGGTGCAGGCCGTCTACGTCCCCGCCGACGATCTTACGGATCCCGCCCCGGCGACGACCTTCGCTCACCTCGACGCGACCACCGTGCTCTCGCGGCCGCTCTCAGAGCTCGGCATCTATCCGGCCGTCGATCCCCTCGCCTCCACCTCGCGCATTCTGTCTCCGCGCGTCGTCGGCCAGGAGCACTACGACGTGGCGCAGGGCGTCAAGCGAATCCTCCAGCGATACAAGGATCTGCAGGACATCATCGCGATCCTCGGTATCGACGAGCTCTCGGAAGAGGACAAGATCACGGTTGCGCGCGCCCGTAAGGTTCAGCGCTTCTTGTCGCAGCCCTTCCACGTCGCGGAAATCTTCACCGGCATCCCCGGCGCGTACGTTAAGGTCGAGGACACGGTTCGCGCCTTCAAGGAAGTCATTGAAGGCAAGCACGACGACATTCCGGAGCAGGCCTTCTACCTGAAGGGCGGCATCGAAGATGTCCTCGCGGCAGCCGAGAAGATGAAGCAGACGGCATAA
- the hflX gene encoding GTPase HflX produces MKSKKASPEASPDEQPTRKTRGKPARRSLVEASEAQAAAIAAREARSLTDKTQTELAVLVVVEFTADQRKRKLTTAARLARGAAAIMAGEEAPSDEDSRDLDFDASRAEFEELARSAGAMISATIVQRRARPDPRSLVGEGKLEEIVGVVASTNASLVLFDHDLTPSQLRNIEARLPVHVIDRSQLILDIFARHARTREGQLQVELAQLEYQLPRLSGRGRAMSQLGGGIGTRGPGETQLETDRRKINLRIDHIKDQLDAVRRIRRQQRSRREAVPVPVVALVGYTNAGKSTLFNAMTEAGVLESARMFATLDPKLRQLQLPSRRKILLSDTVGFIRNLPHTLVTSFRATLEEVERAEVLLHVQDASSPMVEEQKLQVEKVLAELSVKDKPVVQVLNKIDLVPERERETLIYTRGAVPVSGLKHLGLDALLKAIDDALVVDPLIEGSFRLPQSEGSVLASLEAGAIVEEKRFEGNLIFFRARGPASLLNRFRRFRERTA; encoded by the coding sequence TTGAAATCCAAGAAGGCTTCGCCCGAAGCCAGCCCTGACGAACAACCAACGCGCAAGACCCGCGGAAAACCGGCGCGCCGAAGTCTCGTAGAAGCAAGCGAGGCGCAGGCCGCCGCAATTGCCGCGCGCGAAGCACGTTCTCTCACCGATAAAACGCAGACGGAGCTGGCCGTCCTGGTCGTGGTGGAGTTTACGGCTGACCAGCGCAAACGGAAGCTGACGACGGCGGCGCGGCTTGCGCGTGGCGCCGCCGCAATTATGGCGGGCGAAGAAGCTCCGAGCGATGAAGACTCGCGCGACCTCGACTTCGACGCAAGCCGTGCGGAGTTCGAAGAGCTTGCGCGCTCCGCGGGGGCGATGATTTCCGCCACCATTGTTCAGCGCCGCGCGAGGCCGGATCCGCGTTCGCTGGTGGGTGAAGGAAAGCTGGAGGAGATCGTCGGCGTGGTCGCCTCCACGAACGCCAGCCTTGTCCTTTTCGACCACGACCTGACGCCGTCGCAGCTCAGAAATATTGAAGCGCGGCTGCCGGTCCACGTCATCGACCGATCACAGCTGATTCTCGACATCTTCGCGCGCCACGCTCGAACCCGCGAGGGCCAACTCCAGGTCGAGCTTGCCCAGCTTGAGTATCAGCTTCCCCGCCTGTCCGGACGAGGCCGTGCCATGAGCCAGCTTGGCGGCGGTATCGGGACGAGGGGACCGGGCGAAACGCAGCTCGAGACCGATCGCCGGAAGATCAACCTGCGCATCGACCACATCAAGGATCAGCTCGACGCGGTCCGGCGCATCCGCCGCCAGCAACGCTCACGTCGAGAGGCTGTTCCGGTTCCGGTGGTCGCGCTGGTCGGGTACACCAATGCCGGAAAGAGCACGCTGTTCAATGCGATGACCGAGGCCGGGGTTCTTGAGTCCGCCAGGATGTTCGCAACGCTCGACCCCAAGCTCAGGCAGCTTCAGCTACCGTCCCGGCGCAAGATCCTGCTATCGGACACGGTCGGCTTCATCCGTAATCTCCCTCACACACTGGTGACCAGCTTCCGCGCGACGCTTGAAGAGGTCGAACGAGCCGAGGTCCTCCTCCACGTTCAGGACGCCTCGAGCCCGATGGTCGAGGAACAGAAGCTCCAGGTGGAGAAAGTGCTCGCCGAGCTCTCCGTGAAGGATAAGCCGGTCGTCCAGGTGCTGAATAAGATCGATCTCGTTCCTGAACGCGAGCGAGAGACGCTGATCTACACGAGAGGAGCTGTGCCGGTCTCCGGCCTCAAACATCTCGGTCTCGACGCCCTGCTGAAGGCGATCGACGATGCACTGGTGGTCGATCCGCTGATTGAAGGCAGCTTCCGGCTTCCGCAATCCGAGGGATCGGTGCTGGCGTCGCTTGAGGCGGGAGCGATCGTCGAAGAAAAGCGCTTCGAAGGGAACCTCATCTTCTTTCGGGCCCGCGGTCCTGCTTCCCTGCTCAACCGTTTTCGAAGATTCCGGGAACGGACGGCCTGA
- a CDS encoding type II toxin-antitoxin system HicB family antitoxin, producing the protein MTEPLKYAVVFERSEDGYGAFVPDLPGCITVGDTLAETESNIREAIAGHLIAMKEHGETIPRPTTLAEYIEVPIAMGQ; encoded by the coding sequence ATGACGGAACCTCTCAAATACGCGGTGGTGTTCGAACGGTCCGAAGACGGATACGGCGCGTTCGTTCCCGATCTTCCCGGCTGCATCACGGTCGGCGATACCCTTGCGGAGACCGAGAGCAATATCCGCGAGGCCATTGCCGGACACCTCATCGCCATGAAGGAACACGGCGAGACGATACCCCGGCCCACCACCCTGGCCGAATACATTGAAGTCCCAATCGCAATGGGGCAGTAA
- the hfq gene encoding RNA chaperone Hfq yields the protein MDSKPAQNIQDTFLNTVRKDKSPITIYLVSGVKLTGKIRSFDKYSVLLENNSQEQLIFKHAISTVVSGRSGAHGEAKSDVRHSSSSSAHSSTSSHDSQVPVGSDH from the coding sequence ATGGATTCAAAGCCGGCACAGAACATCCAGGACACGTTCTTGAACACGGTCCGCAAAGACAAGAGTCCCATCACCATTTACCTGGTCAGTGGCGTGAAATTGACGGGAAAGATCCGTTCGTTCGACAAGTACTCGGTCCTGCTCGAGAACAACAGCCAGGAGCAGTTGATCTTCAAGCATGCCATCTCGACGGTCGTCAGCGGTCGCTCGGGGGCTCATGGCGAGGCCAAGTCGGACGTGCGCCACAGCTCGTCGTCCTCCGCTCATTCCAGCACGTCGTCCCATGACAGCCAGGTGCCTGTGGGTTCCGACCACTGA
- the atpA gene encoding F0F1 ATP synthase subunit alpha produces the protein MAQIKADEITELLRQQIESYEQKIQVDEVGTIITLGDGIARIHGLDKVMAGELIDFPHGVAGLAMNLDEDQVGAVLLGDYTELSEGDQVKRTGKIMSVPVGDAMIGRVVNALGQPIDDKGPINTTEFLPVERLAPGVIDRQSVREPMATGIKAIDTMIPIGRGQRELIIGDRQTGKTAIVLDTIINSAKNNLICIYCAVGQKRSSVAQVVQTLEEHGAMAYTIIVAATASEPAPMQYLAPFAATAIGEYFRDNGKHALVIYDDLSKHAASYREISLLLRRPPGREAYPGDVFYLHSRLLERSSKLSDKLGGGSLTALPIIETQAGDVSAYIPTNVISITDGQIFLETDLFNSGVRPAVNVGLSVSRVGFAAAYKATKQVGATLKLDLAQYRELAAFSQFGSDLDKVTLNQLNRGQRLTELLKQPQFQPLPAEKQVAILFAGVNGLLDDVEVKDLRAFEDGFYPWLESAQPAILTDIATKKALDDDLRKRLTDAVKEFKGNFLAGLKDKEKAPAVAGAK, from the coding sequence ATGGCACAGATCAAGGCAGATGAGATAACCGAACTGCTTCGCCAGCAGATCGAGAGCTACGAACAGAAGATCCAGGTGGACGAGGTCGGGACCATCATCACGCTAGGCGACGGTATCGCTCGCATCCACGGCCTCGATAAGGTCATGGCGGGCGAACTGATTGACTTCCCTCACGGTGTGGCGGGTCTCGCCATGAACCTTGATGAAGACCAGGTCGGCGCTGTGCTGCTCGGCGACTACACCGAGCTCTCGGAAGGCGACCAGGTGAAGCGCACCGGCAAGATCATGTCCGTGCCGGTCGGCGATGCCATGATTGGCCGCGTTGTGAACGCGCTCGGCCAGCCGATCGACGATAAGGGACCAATCAATACCACCGAGTTCCTTCCCGTCGAGCGTCTCGCTCCGGGCGTTATCGATCGCCAGTCCGTGCGTGAGCCGATGGCGACCGGCATCAAGGCCATCGACACCATGATCCCGATCGGGCGTGGCCAGCGCGAGCTCATCATCGGCGATCGCCAGACCGGCAAGACCGCCATCGTGCTCGACACGATCATCAACTCGGCCAAGAACAACCTCATCTGCATCTACTGCGCCGTCGGCCAGAAGCGTTCGTCGGTCGCGCAGGTTGTGCAGACGCTCGAAGAGCATGGCGCGATGGCTTACACGATCATCGTGGCCGCGACCGCCTCCGAGCCGGCTCCGATGCAGTACCTTGCACCCTTCGCGGCGACCGCCATCGGCGAGTACTTCCGCGATAACGGCAAGCACGCGCTCGTGATCTACGACGATCTTTCGAAGCACGCCGCCAGCTATCGTGAGATCTCGCTGCTGCTTCGCCGTCCCCCAGGGCGTGAGGCGTACCCCGGCGACGTGTTCTATCTCCACTCGCGTCTGCTCGAGCGCTCGTCGAAGCTCTCGGATAAGCTCGGCGGCGGATCGCTCACCGCGCTCCCGATCATCGAGACCCAGGCTGGCGACGTTTCGGCGTACATTCCTACCAATGTGATTTCGATCACGGACGGGCAGATCTTCCTCGAGACCGATCTGTTCAACTCGGGCGTTCGTCCGGCTGTGAACGTTGGTCTGTCGGTCTCGCGTGTCGGATTCGCCGCGGCCTATAAGGCGACCAAGCAGGTCGGTGCGACGCTGAAGCTTGATCTCGCGCAGTACCGCGAGCTTGCCGCCTTCTCGCAGTTCGGTTCCGACCTCGACAAGGTGACGCTGAACCAGCTCAACCGTGGTCAGCGCCTGACCGAGCTTCTGAAGCAGCCACAGTTTCAGCCGTTGCCGGCTGAAAAGCAGGTGGCGATCCTCTTCGCCGGTGTCAACGGCCTTCTCGACGACGTTGAGGTCAAGGATCTCCGCGCCTTTGAGGATGGGTTCTACCCGTGGCTCGAGTCCGCGCAACCGGCGATCCTGACCGACATTGCGACCAAGAAGGCTCTCGACGACGATCTCCGCAAGCGCCTTACGGATGCTGTTAAGGAGTTCAAGGGGAACTTCCTCGCCGGTCTCAAGGACAAGGAAAAGGCTCCAGCAGTGGCGGGCGCGAAGTAA
- a CDS encoding SH3 domain-containing protein — MRPKLSSQYVFVTAKQGLLRDRIAAVSNRTGTVTNGDKLEVLERGRRFIKVKTEKGEIGWIDEKSVATQETFDAFDKLAKDHAEDPAVASGVVRDEVYMHLKPGRETERFYRLAEGDKLKLIARATLPKALPPGVLATRSATPSTAAGVAASGAKSGKAASAVVPPPVLLPLMEDWWLVRDAQNRTGWVYSRMMDVDAPDSLTRYAEGQRFVGAYVLTTVNDPEAPQDDKNIPVFLTVLSPYKAGLAYDFDQVRLFTWNVKKHRYETGFREKNVEGYLPVVIGKMKDPNGKAVVAQEELPSFTYKVLAADSPVPTPDPVTGIVSPGKVITKTYRLEGNTVHRILAPGETAPDEAHPEPPPEKDKKGKKKKR, encoded by the coding sequence ATGCGTCCGAAACTGTCCAGCCAGTATGTCTTCGTGACGGCAAAGCAGGGTCTGCTCCGAGACCGCATCGCGGCGGTTTCGAACCGGACGGGGACGGTGACGAACGGGGACAAGCTCGAGGTGCTCGAGCGTGGGCGGCGCTTCATCAAGGTGAAGACCGAGAAGGGCGAGATCGGCTGGATCGATGAGAAGTCCGTTGCGACGCAGGAGACGTTCGACGCGTTCGATAAACTCGCCAAGGATCACGCGGAGGACCCGGCGGTCGCCTCGGGCGTGGTGCGGGATGAGGTCTACATGCACCTCAAGCCGGGGCGCGAGACGGAACGGTTCTACCGGCTGGCCGAAGGGGACAAGCTGAAGCTGATTGCGCGCGCGACGCTTCCGAAAGCCTTGCCCCCGGGGGTGCTGGCGACACGAAGTGCGACGCCTTCTACCGCGGCGGGTGTCGCGGCTTCCGGGGCGAAGAGCGGGAAGGCAGCCTCCGCGGTTGTACCTCCACCGGTTCTGCTGCCGCTGATGGAGGACTGGTGGCTGGTACGCGACGCGCAGAATCGGACCGGCTGGGTCTACAGCCGCATGATGGACGTCGACGCTCCCGACTCGCTGACGCGCTACGCGGAGGGTCAGCGGTTCGTGGGAGCCTATGTGCTGACGACCGTCAACGATCCCGAGGCTCCGCAGGATGACAAGAATATTCCCGTGTTTCTGACGGTGTTGAGCCCCTATAAGGCAGGACTCGCGTACGACTTCGACCAGGTGCGACTATTCACCTGGAATGTCAAAAAACATCGCTATGAGACGGGATTCCGCGAGAAAAACGTTGAAGGCTATCTTCCAGTTGTGATCGGCAAGATGAAGGATCCAAACGGGAAGGCAGTTGTCGCACAGGAGGAACTGCCGAGCTTCACGTACAAGGTGCTGGCGGCGGATTCGCCTGTGCCAACACCCGATCCTGTGACGGGTATTGTGTCTCCGGGCAAGGTGATCACCAAGACGTATCGGCTCGAGGGGAACACCGTGCATCGGATCCTCGCGCCTGGTGAGACGGCTCCAGACGAGGCTCATCCGGAGCCTCCGCCGGAGAAGGATAAGAAGGGCAAGAAGAAGAAGCGCTAG
- a CDS encoding ATP synthase F0 subunit B: MDLILNQLGDLVLGSIPTMIFFILLVVLYGFLVRRPLDRTLAERRARTSGAIEQAKGAISAAEAETAVYEDKLRAAKSEIFAARDAKLKQWTAERDAALDQARTATQQRVAAAKQEIEQTAATARQQIEGLSAALSEQIMRAVLPAGISSEVQQ; encoded by the coding sequence ATGGATCTAATTCTGAATCAACTCGGTGATCTTGTGCTCGGTTCCATACCGACCATGATCTTCTTCATTCTCCTGGTCGTTCTTTACGGCTTCCTTGTGCGCCGTCCTCTCGACCGTACCCTGGCGGAACGCCGCGCCCGTACGAGCGGAGCGATCGAGCAAGCCAAGGGAGCGATTTCGGCTGCCGAAGCCGAGACCGCTGTGTACGAAGACAAGCTACGGGCCGCAAAGTCCGAGATCTTCGCTGCGCGCGACGCAAAGCTGAAGCAGTGGACGGCTGAGCGCGATGCTGCCCTGGATCAGGCTCGGACCGCGACGCAGCAGCGTGTCGCCGCAGCCAAACAGGAGATCGAGCAGACCGCCGCAACCGCCCGCCAGCAGATCGAAGGCCTCAGCGCCGCGCTCAGCGAACAGATTATGCGTGCCGTTCTTCCCGCCGGCATCTCTTCGGAGGTGCAACAGTGA
- a CDS encoding F0F1 ATP synthase subunit gamma, translated as MANVLDLRRRIRSVKNTRQITKAMKMVSAAKLRRAQERALAARPYSQMLTNVLESLVRRTDLYNGETGEIVHPLLVEREEKNVLLIVIAGDKGFAGGFNSNIGKAAQRFLTDRSAKGQNIDVEPVGKKAIGFYKKRFPAANYEKTEEHYDNDLSTHYETIRHRGAQIEVAVEHSDLLLKTEFEAVGKMANDIIARYERAEIDAVYLVYNEFKSVIQQRVVTEKLLPIRKLGTQNIESADEMTEEERDEAAKAAESEGISVFAPDQAEIDEEAKKFGTQDVDYIFDTPPEELFKHLMPRYVATQIFHALLESVAAEHAARMTATDAATKNAGDLIDSLSLTMNRVRQAAITKEIIEIVSGAAAL; from the coding sequence ATGGCAAACGTCCTCGATCTACGGCGCCGCATCCGCAGTGTGAAGAACACGCGGCAGATCACCAAGGCCATGAAGATGGTCTCGGCGGCCAAGCTGCGCCGCGCACAGGAACGCGCCCTCGCTGCCCGTCCCTACTCGCAGATGCTGACGAACGTGCTCGAATCGCTCGTTCGGCGCACTGACCTCTATAACGGCGAGACTGGCGAGATCGTCCACCCGCTCCTCGTCGAGCGCGAAGAGAAGAATGTTCTGCTCATCGTGATCGCGGGAGACAAGGGCTTCGCCGGCGGCTTCAACTCGAACATCGGGAAGGCCGCTCAGCGTTTTCTGACCGATCGCAGTGCAAAGGGCCAGAATATCGACGTCGAGCCCGTCGGGAAGAAGGCGATCGGCTTCTACAAGAAGCGCTTCCCTGCCGCCAACTACGAGAAGACAGAAGAGCACTACGACAACGATCTCTCGACGCATTACGAGACGATCCGCCATCGTGGCGCGCAGATCGAAGTTGCGGTCGAGCATTCGGACCTGCTGCTGAAGACCGAGTTCGAGGCTGTCGGCAAGATGGCCAACGACATCATCGCGCGGTACGAGCGTGCCGAGATTGACGCTGTGTATCTTGTGTACAACGAGTTCAAGTCGGTGATTCAGCAGCGCGTGGTCACCGAAAAGCTGCTTCCTATCCGCAAGCTCGGTACCCAGAACATCGAATCGGCCGACGAGATGACCGAGGAAGAGCGCGACGAGGCTGCCAAGGCGGCCGAATCCGAGGGGATCAGCGTCTTCGCCCCCGACCAAGCGGAGATCGACGAAGAGGCGAAGAAGTTCGGCACGCAGGATGTCGATTACATCTTCGACACGCCTCCCGAAGAACTCTTCAAGCACCTCATGCCCCGCTACGTGGCGACGCAGATCTTCCATGCGCTGCTTGAGAGCGTGGCTGCCGAACATGCAGCCCGCATGACCGCAACTGACGCCGCCACCAAGAACGCCGGCGACCTCATCGACTCGCTCTCGCTGACCATGAACCGTGTCCGTCAGGCAGCGATCACCAAGGAAATCATCGAGATCGTGAGCGGCGCCGCCGCTCTCTAA
- a CDS encoding ATP synthase F0 subunit B, with amino-acid sequence MKILSIKRLLQASLVAFVLTGFAGTVPAARAQDAPQTTTAAQSSTPAATVPEKKKEEEDETAVYRKSASVQAFGRALGLNADQAATAFTWLNFLILAGLVLWFLVRTLPKTFRDRNTTIQKQLVDARTATEEASIRLNSVEARLSKLDEQIAGLKDQAEKDSALDEKRIKASVEDEKAKILAAAEQEIATATTHAQRSIQQYAAELAIEQAARKLSISAETDRLLVQNFARKLGGDESKEGQN; translated from the coding sequence GTGAAGATCCTCTCGATCAAGCGCCTCCTTCAGGCTTCCCTTGTAGCGTTTGTGCTTACGGGCTTTGCCGGAACAGTGCCTGCCGCGCGTGCCCAGGATGCTCCGCAGACCACAACCGCTGCCCAGTCCAGCACTCCTGCGGCAACCGTACCCGAGAAGAAGAAGGAAGAGGAAGATGAGACTGCCGTGTATCGCAAGTCCGCTTCGGTCCAGGCGTTCGGACGGGCTCTTGGTCTGAATGCGGATCAGGCTGCGACTGCTTTCACCTGGCTGAACTTTCTTATCCTCGCCGGCCTTGTTCTCTGGTTTCTCGTCCGCACGCTTCCCAAGACCTTCCGCGACCGCAACACGACGATCCAGAAGCAACTTGTCGACGCGCGTACCGCAACCGAAGAGGCGAGCATCCGGCTTAACAGCGTCGAAGCGCGCCTGAGCAAGCTCGACGAACAGATCGCCGGTTTGAAGGACCAGGCGGAGAAGGATTCGGCGCTCGACGAGAAGCGCATCAAGGCTTCAGTGGAAGACGAGAAGGCAAAGATCCTCGCCGCTGCCGAGCAGGAGATCGCCACGGCGACCACTCATGCGCAGCGCTCCATCCAGCAGTATGCGGCTGAGCTTGCCATCGAGCAGGCCGCGCGGAAGCTTTCCATCTCGGCTGAGACGGACCGCCTTCTTGTACAGAACTTCGCGCGCAAGCTTGGCGGCGACGAATCGAAGGAAGGTCAGAACTAA